The Leucobacter viscericola sequence CCCCCAGCAGCTCGTTCTTGTTGGCGCGATCCTCACGCCACTCGATGCCGAGTTTTTCGAGCTCCACGATGGCGTAGAAGTTGCCACCGAAGGCGAGGTCGTATGAGACGGTGCCGATCCCCGGCACTTCCACCTCTGCGTCGAGGCGCTCTGCATACGACGGAACATTGACGATGGTGACCTGCTCGGCGCGGCCGTCGCGCACGGCGACTTCCGCGACAACGAGTCCCGCGGGGGTGTCGAGCCGGATCGTGGTGACGGGCTCGATGACCTCGACCATGCCCGTTTCAACGAGCACCGTAGCGACGCCGATCGTGCCGTGTCCGCACATCGGCAGGCAGCCGGAAACCTCAATGTAGAGCACGCCCCAGTCGGCGTCGGGCCGCGTTGGCGGCTGCAGAATGGCGCCGCTCATTGAAGCGTGACCCCGCGGCTCGAACATGAGCAGCTGCCGAATCTCGTCGCTGTTCTCCATGAACCAGGTGCGCCGCTGCGCAATGGTGTCGCCGGGAAAGACGCCAACGCCGCCCGTAATGACGCGGGTGGGCATGCCTTCGGTGTGGGAATCAACCGCGTGAAAAACCCGTGAAGTGCGCATGAGTGCTCCTGGGTGGGCTGGAACGTGTGTTGTGGGTGGGAACAGGGGTGAGGATCAGCAGGTACCGATCCTCACCCCCTGAGATTACTTGCCGTAGCCCTTGGCTACCGCGGCCTTGGTGTCGGCAACAATCTTGTCGGCGATAGCCTGCGGCAGGGGGAGACGCGGTGGGCGGCACGCGCCGCCCTTGCGGCCGAGAACATCCATCGAGAGCTTGATGGCCTCGACAAACTCGACCTTTGAGTCCCAGCGCAGCAGCGAGTGGAGATCGCGGTAGATCTCTTGCGCGCGCACCAGGTCTTGCGCGCGCACCAGGTCTTGCGCGTTGCCCGAGGTGCACAGGTTGTAGAGCTCGATGCACGACTGGGGGATCGCGTTGGGGTAACCGGAGACCCAGCCGACTGCGCCCGCGAGGCCAACCTCGAGCACGGTGTCGTCGGTGCCGATGAGGATGTCGATGTCGGGAGCGAGCTCTTTGATCTCGTAGATGCGGCGGGGATCGCCGGAGAACTCCTTGACGCCCACCATGTTGCCAGCCGCGTGGATCTCGGCAATGAGATCGGGCACGAGGTCGACCTTGGTGTCGATGGGGTTGTTGTAACCGACGATCGGTAGGCCCACCTTGCCGACGGTGGCGTAGTGATCCTTCACCTGTTCGCGGTTCGCGCGGTAGGTGTTTGGGGGGAGCAGCATGACACACTGCGCACCGGCTTCTGCTGCCTGCTCTGCCCAGTGCGCGGACTGTAGCGCGCCGTAGGCGCCGACACCCGCCATGACGGTGAAGCCCTCGGGGGCAGCGTCGACGGCGGTCTTGACGACCTGCGCGCGCTCTGCCTCGCTGAGGTTCTGGTATTCGCCGAGCGATCCGTTCGGTGCGACCCCGTCGCAGCCGTTCTCTGCGAGCCATGCGACGTGCTCGCCGAAGGCATCGAAATCGACGGAGAGATCGTCGTTGAAGGGGAGGGCGGTGGCGACGATGACTCCGTGCCAGGGCTTCTTCTCGGTCATGAACGGGCCTTTCGATGAGTGTGTTTGAGGGGTTGAAAGTTTAATAAGGTGTGACATTGCACAATGTAGCACCTTGGTGGAGTGTCGGCAAGATGCTGGGGAGATTGTGGGTATTTGGGGTTAGGGAGTGGGTTTGGGGTGGAAGTGGGGCTGGAGTGGAGGTGGAGGCTGGTGGTGGAGGTAGAGGTGGAGTTTGGTGGTGGAAGTGGGTCTGGTAGGACGGCGCCGCGTTTGCCGGCCGGTGCTCACAAGTCAGCCGGTTCACAACGCCAATTTCGGTCCGGTTGGTGTGCCAGTACCGGCTGGCATGCGCGGGGAGGGGATCTGGGAGGGGACCTGGGAAGGGGTCTGGGAAGGGGTCTGGGGAGGAGCCTGGGAGGGGTGGGGAAACTACCCGGTGCTGGTGAATACTTCAATGCAATGTAATATGGCACATGCCACCACGTTGACCCCCGGATATCACCACGTGAACCCCCGGTGTTTTGCTGGTGTTGCGATGCCTTCCGGCGTCGTGAACGAGATTCAAAGGAGATACTCGATGACACAACGACGACTTTTGCCAATTGCCGCGGCGGCGGCCGCGTTTGCCCTGGTGCTCTCAGGCTGTGCGAGCGGCGGCGGATCCGCTGCGGATGCCTCAGGAGAACCGCAGAAAGGTGGGGTGCTCAAGGTGCTCGCCAACGGCGACGCCGACCACATTGATCCTCAGCTCACCGCCTACGTGCCCTCGGAGAGTGTGGTCCGTTCGATCTCGCGCTCGATCCTCAGCTACACCGCCTCGAACGACGAGGCCGAGCGTACCAAACTGCAGCCAGACCTTGCGAAAGAGGTGCCAACTCCGAGCAAGGACGGCCTCACCTACGAGATCAAGCTGCGCGACGACGCGACCTGGGATGCTCCCGATGGCGCGCGTCCCATCGTCTCGGGTGACGTTGCCCGCGGCATCAAGCGCATCTGCAACCCCCACATCGCCTCGGCGCTTGGCAGCTACTTCATCAACCTCATCGAGGGCATGGACGAGTTCTGCACCGGCTTCGCCGCGGTGAAGCCCGAGGTCGGACCCATGAAGGACTACATCGAGTCTCACGACATCTCGGGCATTCAGACCCCCGACGACCAAACGGTCATCTTCAAACTCGTTGAGCCCGCCTCAGACTTCACCTCGATGCTGAGCCTGCCAAACGCGAACCCGGCTCCAGTCGAGGTGCTCGACTACCTGCCCGACTCTCCCGAATACAAGAGCCACTTCATTGCCTCGGGCCCGTACACGATCTCCTCGTACACCCCCGACGTGAAGCTCACCCTCGAGCGCAACAAGTCGTGGAAGGCCGACAGTGATCCCCTTCGTAAGGCCTACGTCGACAGCATCGAGATGACGATGGGCGTTGAGGGAGACGCGGCCATGCAGCAGCTGCAAGCTGGATCTGCCGACGCACTCTTTGACCTGCAGCCGAGCCCCGCGAACATTCAGCAGCTGACCGCGGCGAACGACAAGAAGTTCACGACCATGGAGAACGGCGGCATTGACCAGTTCCTGTGGATCAACACGAAGACCACAAATAACGCCAGCGCGCTGCAGAAGCCCGAGGTGCGCGAGGCGCTGCAGTACGCGATCGACAAGCCAGCGGTTGTGCAGGTGATGGGTGGCGAAGACATCGCGACCGTCACAAACGGCATCTTTGGCCCCGGCATCAACGGCTACGAGAAGTTCGCACCCTACGGCGACGGCAGCGGCAAGGCTGATCCCGAGAAAGCGAAGGAGCTGCTCGCAAAAGCCGGAGTTACCAACCTCACCCTGAAGTTTCCCTACCGCAACCTGGGCACGCAGCCAGATATTGCGCAGACCGTGCAGGCGAGCCTCGAAAAGGCGGGAATCAAGGTTGAGCTGTTCCCCGTGCCGCCGACGGACTACTACGCCAACTTCATGACGAACCCCGAGAACGCCAAGAGCGGTGCCTGGGACGTTGCCCTTGTCGGCTGGTCACCCGACTGGGTTGGCGGCGCCGCGCGAAGTGTCTTCCAGCCACAGTTCTTCTTCGACGGCACACCGCAGTCGTACAACTACGTCGATTACAACAACGCGGAGGCCAGCAAGCTCGCGGGTGAGGCGCTCGCCGCTGACACCCCCGAAGAAGCGGGCAAGCTCTGGCACCAGGTCGACGAGACCGTCATGAAAGACTCGCCGATTGTCAGTATCGTGGCGCGCAAGAAGGCAAACTACCACTCTGATCGTGTCCAGAACTTCCAGATCTACGCCCTCGCCCAGAACGGCGACTGGACCAACATCTGGCTGAAGCAGTAACCATGTCGCTCCTACAAGTGCGGGATCTGGTGGTCGATATTCCGACCGAGGACGGCCCGGTGCACGCGGTCAAAAACGTCTCCTTCGACATTCGGGAGGGCGAGTTCTTCGGAATCGTTGGTGAGTCGGGATCGGGAAAATCGGTGCTGGTGCAGTCGGCGATGGGGCTCGTCCCTGCGGCAAAGACCACGGGGGAGGTGCTCTTCCGTGGTGAGAATCTGCTCACGCTGGGCAGCGAACAGCTGCGACGCAAGCGCGGCAAAGAAATCAGCATGATCTTTCAGGATCCGCTGTCGAGTCTGCACCCGCAGTACACGATCGGCTGGCAGATCGTCGAGCAGATTCGCGCCCACGAGAGGGCGTCGAAGCAGGCCGCCAAGGCCAGGGCCATTGAACTCCTCACAAAGGTTCATATCCCTGACCCTGCGAGCCGCTTCGACGCCTACCCGCACCAGTTCTCCGGCGGTATGCGCCAGCGCGTCATGATTGCGATGAGCCTGTCGCTCGGTCCCTCGCTGATTATCGCCGACGAGCCGACCACCGCGCTCGACTCGACGGTGCAGGCGCAGATCCTCGACCTGCTCGCAGAGATGCAGCAGGAATCGGGCGCGACGGTGCTGATGATCAGCCACGATCTCGGCGTAATGGCGAGTGTGGCTGACCGGGTGATGGTCATGTACCAGGGCAATCGCATGGAGCTGGGTGAGAGCGCCGAGGTGTTTTCGAATCCGCAGGATCCCTACACGATGAGTTTGATCGACTCGTCGTCGTTCAGTATGGATTCGCGGCCGGTCATCTCGGTGGCCGACGAGGCCCCTGCCGACAACATTGTCGAAGTTAGCGATATCTCACTCTCGTTCAAGCAGAAGCGGGGCGAGGATCGCACAGTGCTCGACCACATCTCACTCGATGTGCGCCGGGGTGAAACCCTGGGACTCGTTGGCGAGAGCGGCTGCGGCAAGACCACACTCGCTCGCACCATCGCCGGGCTGATTGCGCCGTCGAGCGGCCGCGTCTCGTTTGATGGCCGCGACATCTCAGAGACCACGGGCCGCGCCTGGCGCGAGCAGCGCAAAAAGGTGCAGGTGGTGTTTCAAGATCCCTTCGGGTCCCTCAACCCAAAGCGACGTGTCGGCTCGATCGTCGGTGATCCCTTCCGCATTCACGGGGTGGCAAGCGGAAAGGATCGCCAGCGCCGGGTGCAGGAACTGCTTGAGCAGGTCGGGCTCGATCCTGAGCACTACAACCGGTTCCCGTCGCAGTTCTCGGGCGGCCAGCGCCAGCGCATTGGCATTGCCCGCGCGATTGCACTGAATCCCGAGCTCGTGATTCTCGACGAGCCCGTGTCGGCGCTCGACGTCACGGTGCAGGCTCAGGTGCTTGGGCTGCTCGACCGGCTGCAAAAGGAGC is a genomic window containing:
- a CDS encoding ABC transporter ATP-binding protein; protein product: MSLLQVRDLVVDIPTEDGPVHAVKNVSFDIREGEFFGIVGESGSGKSVLVQSAMGLVPAAKTTGEVLFRGENLLTLGSEQLRRKRGKEISMIFQDPLSSLHPQYTIGWQIVEQIRAHERASKQAAKARAIELLTKVHIPDPASRFDAYPHQFSGGMRQRVMIAMSLSLGPSLIIADEPTTALDSTVQAQILDLLAEMQQESGATVLMISHDLGVMASVADRVMVMYQGNRMELGESAEVFSNPQDPYTMSLIDSSSFSMDSRPVISVADEAPADNIVEVSDISLSFKQKRGEDRTVLDHISLDVRRGETLGLVGESGCGKTTLARTIAGLIAPSSGRVSFDGRDISETTGRAWREQRKKVQVVFQDPFGSLNPKRRVGSIVGDPFRIHGVASGKDRQRRVQELLEQVGLDPEHYNRFPSQFSGGQRQRIGIARAIALNPELVILDEPVSALDVTVQAQVLGLLDRLQKELGLTYLFISHDLAVVRHMCDRIAVMEGGRIIELGDPESMYRSPQQPFTKKLLAAAYLDLPERVTEEVAR
- a CDS encoding dihydrodipicolinate synthase family protein, whose protein sequence is MTEKKPWHGVIVATALPFNDDLSVDFDAFGEHVAWLAENGCDGVAPNGSLGEYQNLSEAERAQVVKTAVDAAPEGFTVMAGVGAYGALQSAHWAEQAAEAGAQCVMLLPPNTYRANREQVKDHYATVGKVGLPIVGYNNPIDTKVDLVPDLIAEIHAAGNMVGVKEFSGDPRRIYEIKELAPDIDILIGTDDTVLEVGLAGAVGWVSGYPNAIPQSCIELYNLCTSGNAQDLVRAQDLVRAQEIYRDLHSLLRWDSKVEFVEAIKLSMDVLGRKGGACRPPRLPLPQAIADKIVADTKAAVAKGYGK
- a CDS encoding proline racemase family protein, which gives rise to MRTSRVFHAVDSHTEGMPTRVITGGVGVFPGDTIAQRRTWFMENSDEIRQLLMFEPRGHASMSGAILQPPTRPDADWGVLYIEVSGCLPMCGHGTIGVATVLVETGMVEVIEPVTTIRLDTPAGLVVAEVAVRDGRAEQVTIVNVPSYAERLDAEVEVPGIGTVSYDLAFGGNFYAIVELEKLGIEWREDRANKNELLGAGLAIMDAINKADEPVHPERPDIRGCHHVYLQAPGSTAERSRHAMAIYPGWFDRSPCGTGTSARMAQLHARGLLPLETDFINESYIGSRFTGRLLSETEVAGKPAVIPAITGRAWLTGTAQYFLDPSDPFPKGFLL
- a CDS encoding ABC transporter substrate-binding protein — protein: MTQRRLLPIAAAAAAFALVLSGCASGGGSAADASGEPQKGGVLKVLANGDADHIDPQLTAYVPSESVVRSISRSILSYTASNDEAERTKLQPDLAKEVPTPSKDGLTYEIKLRDDATWDAPDGARPIVSGDVARGIKRICNPHIASALGSYFINLIEGMDEFCTGFAAVKPEVGPMKDYIESHDISGIQTPDDQTVIFKLVEPASDFTSMLSLPNANPAPVEVLDYLPDSPEYKSHFIASGPYTISSYTPDVKLTLERNKSWKADSDPLRKAYVDSIEMTMGVEGDAAMQQLQAGSADALFDLQPSPANIQQLTAANDKKFTTMENGGIDQFLWINTKTTNNASALQKPEVREALQYAIDKPAVVQVMGGEDIATVTNGIFGPGINGYEKFAPYGDGSGKADPEKAKELLAKAGVTNLTLKFPYRNLGTQPDIAQTVQASLEKAGIKVELFPVPPTDYYANFMTNPENAKSGAWDVALVGWSPDWVGGAARSVFQPQFFFDGTPQSYNYVDYNNAEASKLAGEALAADTPEEAGKLWHQVDETVMKDSPIVSIVARKKANYHSDRVQNFQIYALAQNGDWTNIWLKQ